In Chryseobacterium gleum, a single genomic region encodes these proteins:
- a CDS encoding RICIN domain-containing protein gives MKTNKMWLLALLLIILSSCSTMDEKNLLEEPEANLSATARAFAATPMLHVGGRYLQDPCGNNVLLHGVAITPSPWFNGCQYGANSGYCTWDNYNVQGALNYNKAVMTKLSNTADGWYLNYIRLHIDPYWTNDPGPAIPENDISRFNYNRLVTYTDQVIIPLINHARSLGMYVILRPPGVCPNRIAVNDAYHSYLKTVWTFLSQHPGLKNADNVMFELANEPVEILGTNGTWGSTGNEHFAALKNFFQPLVNIIRNNGANNVCWIPGTGWQSHYQGYVNNQITGGNIGYAVHIYPGYWGGVNNYQSFQNAWNINVKPIADIAPIAITETDWAPQGYGTFGVATTGTAGGSGFGANLKYIVDQSGNVSWNLLAPDDLLHKGDPNAGTAFNNDWEACAAPSKQWFQQYASSNYPVGNCNTTSSLVNNGIYEIEFQTDANKVLDLKSGEDANGAVLRPWTRNGANAQRWVAIDAGNGYWRFVSKASASNRCIDLTSNSNTLGTSIRLWQNYGNDAQAWQVVAVSNGYYKILSKVDATRGWDIPNCTMDGNSNLQLWDYYGTSCQLFKFKFIGMN, from the coding sequence ATGAAAACAAACAAAATGTGGCTACTTGCCTTACTGTTAATCATTCTTTCCAGCTGTTCTACGATGGATGAAAAAAATTTACTCGAAGAACCTGAAGCTAATCTAAGTGCTACTGCAAGAGCATTCGCGGCAACACCCATGCTGCATGTGGGAGGCAGATACCTCCAGGATCCGTGTGGCAATAATGTTCTCTTACATGGTGTTGCCATAACACCCAGTCCATGGTTTAACGGATGTCAGTATGGTGCCAATTCAGGTTATTGTACCTGGGACAATTACAATGTCCAGGGAGCTCTGAACTATAACAAGGCTGTCATGACCAAGCTCAGCAATACTGCTGATGGCTGGTATCTCAACTACATCCGCCTTCACATTGATCCGTATTGGACCAATGATCCCGGGCCGGCTATCCCAGAGAACGATATCTCAAGATTCAATTATAACCGCCTGGTTACGTATACAGATCAGGTGATTATTCCATTGATCAATCATGCCCGCAGCCTGGGAATGTATGTTATCCTGCGTCCGCCGGGTGTATGTCCGAACCGTATTGCCGTGAACGATGCGTATCACAGCTATCTTAAAACTGTATGGACCTTTTTGTCACAGCATCCGGGCTTAAAGAATGCTGACAACGTGATGTTCGAATTAGCCAATGAGCCTGTTGAGATCCTTGGAACAAACGGCACATGGGGCTCTACAGGAAACGAGCACTTTGCAGCGCTCAAAAACTTCTTCCAGCCTTTAGTGAATATTATCCGTAACAACGGAGCCAATAATGTTTGCTGGATACCGGGTACAGGATGGCAATCGCATTATCAGGGTTATGTCAATAACCAGATCACAGGAGGGAATATTGGCTACGCTGTTCACATTTATCCGGGTTACTGGGGTGGTGTCAACAACTATCAATCTTTTCAAAATGCATGGAATATCAATGTTAAACCAATCGCTGACATTGCACCGATCGCCATTACAGAAACCGACTGGGCACCTCAGGGATATGGTACCTTCGGGGTTGCAACAACCGGTACTGCAGGCGGAAGCGGATTTGGCGCAAACTTAAAATATATTGTGGATCAGTCGGGCAATGTGAGCTGGAACCTCCTTGCCCCTGATGATCTGCTTCACAAAGGAGATCCTAATGCCGGAACAGCCTTCAATAACGACTGGGAGGCGTGTGCTGCCCCAAGCAAACAGTGGTTCCAGCAATATGCATCTTCCAATTATCCTGTTGGAAACTGTAACACAACCAGCAGTTTGGTCAATAATGGTATTTATGAGATTGAATTTCAGACCGATGCGAACAAAGTACTTGATTTAAAGTCAGGTGAGGATGCCAACGGCGCAGTGCTAAGACCATGGACAAGAAATGGTGCCAACGCACAGCGATGGGTTGCTATTGATGCGGGAAATGGTTACTGGCGTTTTGTATCCAAAGCGAGTGCATCTAACCGTTGTATTGACCTGACAAGTAACAGCAATACATTGGGGACATCAATCAGGCTTTGGCAGAACTATGGTAATGATGCGCAGGCATGGCAGGTAGTGGCTGTCTCCAATGGCTATTACAAAATCCTGTCAAAAGTTGATGCTACCCGTGGCTGGGATATTCCGAACTGTACGATGGACGGTAATTCTAACTTACAGCTTTGGGATTATTATGGTACCTCATGTCAACTGTTCAAATTCAAATTTATAGGAATGAACTAA
- a CDS encoding winged helix-turn-helix transcriptional regulator: protein MNFEEFKNCGLRRSLDVLSGKWKPLILQNLFEEDQVRFVELWRNMPRVSKKVLAEQLKQLEKDLIIERTEVYNFPPEVYYRLTEKGQKLGPILSELHSWGDGLR from the coding sequence ATGAATTTTGAAGAATTTAAAAACTGCGGATTAAGACGAAGCCTGGATGTCCTTTCGGGTAAATGGAAACCGCTGATTCTGCAAAACCTCTTTGAGGAAGATCAGGTACGTTTCGTAGAGCTTTGGCGGAATATGCCCAGAGTTTCCAAGAAAGTACTGGCAGAACAGTTGAAACAGCTGGAAAAAGATCTTATTATTGAAAGAACCGAAGTGTATAATTTCCCACCGGAAGTTTATTATAGACTGACAGAAAAAGGTCAAAAGCTGGGGCCTATTCTTTCTGAACTTCATTCATGGGGAGACGGATTGAGATAA